A genomic segment from Actinoplanes sichuanensis encodes:
- a CDS encoding HAD family hydrolase — translation MPAYRAVVFDFFGTLTRSVQRGPQHAAIARSLGADPEAVTGVLDRTFRARACGRYGSAEATLRWVIEQAGGRPRPGAIRAAMPARVDALRADTQLRPEAVSALTAIRSRGVRTAVVSDCTHELPAFLPGLPVAPLLDAQIYSVELGVCKPDPEIYLAACARLGVEPEDCLYVGDGGSHELTGAAAVGMTPVRLTAPDLANHLVFDADTNFAGRTVRSLTEVLALLDPVPALL, via the coding sequence ATGCCCGCGTACCGTGCGGTCGTGTTTGACTTTTTCGGCACTTTGACCCGGTCTGTCCAGCGTGGCCCCCAGCACGCGGCGATCGCCAGGTCTCTCGGCGCCGATCCCGAGGCCGTCACAGGCGTCCTCGACCGTACCTTCCGGGCCCGCGCCTGCGGCCGATACGGCTCCGCGGAGGCCACCCTGCGCTGGGTCATCGAGCAGGCCGGCGGGCGGCCACGCCCCGGCGCGATCCGCGCCGCGATGCCCGCCCGTGTCGACGCCCTCCGCGCCGACACGCAGCTGCGACCGGAAGCGGTCAGCGCCCTGACCGCCATCCGGAGTCGTGGCGTGCGCACCGCGGTCGTCAGTGACTGCACCCACGAACTCCCCGCCTTCCTGCCCGGTCTCCCCGTGGCTCCGCTGCTGGACGCTCAGATCTACTCGGTCGAGCTGGGTGTCTGCAAACCGGACCCGGAGATCTATCTGGCCGCGTGCGCCCGCCTCGGCGTCGAGCCGGAGGACTGCCTCTACGTCGGTGACGGCGGCAGCCACGAGCTCACCGGAGCCGCCGCGGTGGGCATGACGCCGGTGCGACTGACCGCTCCTGATCTCGCCAACCATCTCGTCTTCGACGCCGACACCAACTTCGCCGGGCGGACGGTGCGGTCCCTCACCGAGGTCCTGGCACTCCTGGATCCGGTCCCGGCTCTTCTCTGA
- a CDS encoding DMT family transporter, whose amino-acid sequence MNVRSSAQVAAPTVIALTVAVLAVSSSAPLIAFAAAPALAIAFWRNSLAGLVLTPIALGPRRAEVKRAARGPAGLFCVLAGIALAAHFATWMPSVQLGSVATATALVATQPVWQGLIAAAQGRRPSTAGWLGIGLAVAGAAWATGVDLGVSSQAVLADVLALLGALAAAVYTALGERARTELSTTTYTWICYGTCAVLLLGVCLAFGVDLTGYDGRTWAAILALVAGAQLLGHSMFNYALQHTSATTVSVLILLEVPGAAFLAWWWLGQTPRAESLPGLVLLVSGVAVFILGQASFKLIRR is encoded by the coding sequence ATGAATGTGCGCTCATCGGCTCAAGTGGCCGCACCGACCGTGATCGCCCTGACCGTCGCGGTGCTCGCGGTCTCGTCGTCGGCGCCGCTCATCGCGTTCGCGGCCGCCCCCGCGCTGGCGATCGCGTTCTGGCGTAACAGCCTGGCCGGCCTGGTGCTCACCCCGATCGCACTGGGACCGCGTCGCGCCGAGGTGAAACGGGCCGCCCGCGGCCCGGCCGGACTGTTCTGCGTGCTGGCCGGTATCGCGCTGGCCGCCCATTTCGCCACCTGGATGCCGAGCGTCCAACTGGGCTCGGTGGCCACCGCGACGGCCCTCGTCGCGACCCAGCCGGTGTGGCAGGGCCTGATCGCGGCCGCACAGGGGCGGCGCCCGTCGACGGCGGGCTGGCTGGGCATCGGCCTGGCCGTGGCCGGCGCGGCCTGGGCCACCGGAGTCGATCTCGGGGTCTCCTCGCAGGCGGTCCTGGCCGACGTGCTGGCACTGCTCGGAGCACTCGCCGCGGCGGTGTACACGGCGCTCGGCGAGCGGGCCCGCACCGAGCTCAGCACCACCACCTACACCTGGATCTGCTACGGCACGTGCGCCGTCCTGCTGCTCGGGGTCTGCCTGGCCTTCGGGGTGGATCTGACCGGCTACGACGGGCGGACCTGGGCGGCGATCCTGGCCCTGGTCGCCGGTGCGCAGCTGCTCGGGCACTCGATGTTCAACTACGCACTCCAGCACACCTCGGCGACCACGGTCAGCGTGCTGATCCTGCTGGAGGTGCCGGGTGCCGCGTTCCTCGCCTGGTGGTGGCTGGGTCAGACGCCGCGTGCGGAGTCGCTGCCCGGACTGGTCCTGCTGGTGTCCGGGGTCGCGGTGTTCATTCTCGGACAGGCCTCTTTCAAGCTAATTCGTCGCTGA
- a CDS encoding SDR family NAD(P)-dependent oxidoreductase: MVFDARSTGGSPSRRDTTRPADGRPPNSGSPANDADRPSGSDMQDLVEAELVEVSGDAPVTLRLDGKVALVTGAGSPDGIGYATARRLRDLGARVAIVSTTRRIHDRASELGVTGFVADLTDESEVGALADAISDQLGDVEVLVNNAGLASRASPEVLRPVAQLTYDEWKSEIDRNLSTAFLCSRAFCGSMSERGWGRIVNLAATAGPVNALPTEAAYAAAKAGVVGLTRALAMELVADGINVNCVAPGTIYTAASTVTEIKQGLGTPIGRPGTPDEVAAAVAFLCSPASSYITGQMLVVDGGNSVREAQFR; the protein is encoded by the coding sequence ATGGTCTTCGACGCCCGTTCCACCGGGGGCAGCCCGTCCCGGCGCGACACCACACGTCCCGCCGACGGCCGACCACCCAACTCCGGCTCACCCGCCAACGACGCCGATCGCCCGTCCGGCTCCGACATGCAGGACCTGGTCGAGGCCGAACTGGTCGAGGTGTCCGGCGACGCGCCCGTCACGCTCCGCCTGGACGGCAAGGTCGCCCTGGTCACCGGTGCCGGCAGCCCCGACGGGATCGGGTATGCGACGGCCCGCCGCCTGCGTGATCTCGGCGCCCGGGTGGCGATCGTCTCCACCACCCGCCGCATCCACGACCGCGCCTCCGAGCTCGGTGTGACCGGTTTCGTGGCCGATCTCACCGACGAGTCCGAGGTCGGTGCCCTCGCCGACGCCATCTCCGACCAGCTCGGTGATGTCGAGGTGCTGGTCAACAACGCGGGTTTGGCCAGCCGGGCCAGTCCCGAGGTGCTCCGGCCGGTCGCCCAGCTCACCTACGACGAGTGGAAATCGGAGATCGATCGCAACCTGAGCACCGCGTTCCTGTGCAGTCGCGCGTTCTGCGGCAGCATGTCGGAGCGGGGCTGGGGCCGGATCGTGAACCTCGCCGCCACCGCCGGCCCGGTGAACGCGCTGCCCACCGAGGCGGCCTACGCGGCGGCCAAGGCCGGTGTGGTCGGTCTCACCCGTGCGCTGGCGATGGAGCTGGTCGCCGACGGCATCAACGTGAACTGTGTGGCGCCCGGCACGATCTACACGGCCGCGTCCACGGTCACCGAGATCAAGCAGGGTCTCGGCACACCGATCGGCCGGCCCGGGACGCCGGACGAGGTGGCCGCGGCGGTGGCGTTCCTCTGCTCGCCGGCCTCGTCGTACATCACCGGCCAGATGCTCGTCGTCGACGGTGGCAACAGCGTCCGAGAGGCCCAGTTCCGCTGA